The following are from one region of the Candidatus Methylacidiphilales bacterium genome:
- a CDS encoding iron-containing alcohol dehydrogenase, producing the protein MNFDWQPHTRLVFGANSAERVGELARELGGKKVLLVTDPGIITAGHAARAQESLAAAGFAVTIYGNCRENPTTKDVDACLVVARTAQADLIVAVGGGSSMDTAKGANFLLTNGGRMQDYQGIGKATRPMLPFIAIPTTAGTGSECQSFSLIADEQTHQKMACGDPKAAARVAILDPLLTLTQPSRVAACTGIDAIAHAVETAVTRKRTALSWLYSREAFKLTAENLPRVLESPQNIEARAAMQLGAAHAGTAIENSMLGAVHSAANPLTAHFGIVHGHAVGLMLPAVVRFNAVDTPTKALYDQLSPRLGDLLDDLFARTKLPKKLSDCGVPSTAIPKLAEEAARQWTAQFNPRPVKVADFIKLYEVIL; encoded by the coding sequence ATGAACTTTGACTGGCAACCCCATACTCGGCTCGTCTTCGGCGCCAACTCAGCCGAACGCGTCGGCGAACTCGCGCGCGAACTCGGCGGGAAGAAAGTGCTGCTGGTCACCGATCCCGGCATCATCACTGCGGGACATGCGGCGCGCGCGCAGGAGTCGCTGGCGGCGGCGGGTTTTGCCGTGACGATTTATGGCAATTGCCGGGAAAATCCAACCACCAAGGATGTCGATGCGTGCCTGGTCGTTGCGAGAACCGCACAGGCGGACTTGATTGTGGCGGTCGGCGGCGGCAGCAGCATGGACACGGCGAAGGGCGCCAACTTTCTGTTGACCAACGGAGGCCGGATGCAGGATTACCAGGGCATCGGCAAGGCAACCAGGCCGATGCTGCCTTTCATCGCCATCCCAACCACCGCAGGCACAGGCAGTGAATGCCAGTCGTTCTCTCTGATCGCCGACGAACAAACACACCAGAAAATGGCGTGCGGCGATCCGAAGGCGGCGGCCCGTGTCGCCATCCTCGATCCCCTCCTTACACTGACGCAACCCAGCCGCGTTGCAGCATGCACCGGGATCGATGCGATTGCGCACGCTGTGGAAACGGCTGTAACAAGGAAGCGCACCGCGTTGTCGTGGTTGTACAGCCGCGAAGCTTTCAAGCTGACGGCTGAAAATCTTCCGCGCGTACTGGAATCGCCGCAAAATATCGAGGCCCGTGCTGCCATGCAACTGGGAGCGGCGCATGCCGGCACTGCGATCGAGAACAGCATGCTCGGCGCAGTCCACAGTGCGGCCAATCCGTTGACAGCGCATTTCGGGATCGTGCATGGCCATGCCGTCGGCCTGATGCTTCCGGCAGTCGTCCGGTTCAATGCCGTTGACACACCGACCAAGGCCCTCTACGACCAGCTTTCGCCGCGCCTGGGGGACCTGCTTGATGATTTGTTCGCCAGAACGAAACTTCCAAAAAAATTGTCGGACTGCGGCGTGCCGTCAACCGCAATTCCAAAGCTGGCCGAAGAAGCGGCGAGGCAGTGGACGGCTCAATTTAATCCGCGTCCGGTAAAAGTTGCAGACTTCATCAAATTGTACGAGGTTATCCTATGA
- a CDS encoding coproporphyrinogen-III oxidase family protein, translating to MTSPTTAKHHATRAGNYFVANYPPFSFWKPENVGDVQAALGRPPAPGNPLGLYVHIPFCRKRCHFCYFKVYTEQNAARVQQYIDAAVAELKIYAGKPFIGGRHPDFVYFGGGTPSYLSVKQLTDLTGRLKALLPWDAVQEVAFECEPGTLTEPKLQAIKDMGVTRLSLGVENFDDHILEINGRAHHSQEIERAYGFARTIGFNQINIDLIAGMVEETEANWLKCVEKVVAMSPESVTIYQMEIPYNTTIYKEMKAEGKLVAPVADWETKRGWVEYAFAELERAGYTIASAYTAVKDPTHTKFLYRDRLWEGADLLPIGVASFGHINGVHFQNEHDIVPYLDKVSRGELPLWRALAPNAEERLIREMVLQMKLGHISRKYFRNKFGVDVAERFASPLRQLESEGFLDINGDTIRYSRAGLLQVDTLLHDFFLPQHRDARYA from the coding sequence ATGACGAGCCCAACGACAGCCAAACATCACGCGACACGGGCCGGCAACTACTTCGTTGCGAACTATCCGCCGTTTTCGTTTTGGAAACCGGAAAACGTCGGTGACGTGCAGGCGGCGCTGGGACGTCCTCCGGCACCGGGGAACCCGCTCGGGTTGTACGTCCATATTCCATTTTGCCGGAAACGCTGCCACTTTTGTTACTTCAAGGTTTACACCGAACAGAATGCAGCCCGCGTCCAGCAGTACATCGATGCTGCGGTGGCGGAGCTGAAAATTTACGCCGGCAAGCCTTTCATCGGCGGCCGGCACCCGGACTTTGTTTATTTCGGAGGCGGCACCCCGTCGTATCTGTCAGTCAAACAATTGACCGATTTGACCGGACGGCTGAAAGCGCTGTTGCCGTGGGATGCTGTCCAGGAAGTCGCGTTCGAATGTGAACCCGGTACATTGACGGAGCCGAAGCTGCAGGCGATCAAAGACATGGGCGTGACCCGGCTGAGCCTGGGTGTGGAGAATTTCGACGATCACATTCTGGAGATCAACGGCCGCGCTCATCACTCGCAGGAAATTGAACGCGCCTATGGTTTCGCCCGCACGATCGGCTTCAACCAGATCAACATCGATCTCATCGCCGGAATGGTTGAAGAGACGGAGGCGAATTGGTTGAAGTGCGTGGAGAAGGTCGTCGCAATGTCGCCCGAAAGCGTGACCATCTACCAGATGGAAATCCCGTACAACACGACCATCTACAAGGAAATGAAGGCCGAGGGCAAACTCGTCGCACCCGTCGCCGACTGGGAGACAAAGCGCGGCTGGGTGGAGTACGCGTTTGCAGAGCTGGAAAGGGCCGGTTATACGATCGCCAGTGCGTACACGGCGGTGAAAGATCCGACACACACGAAATTCCTCTATCGCGATCGTTTGTGGGAAGGTGCGGATCTGCTGCCGATCGGCGTCGCGTCATTCGGCCACATCAACGGCGTGCATTTCCAGAACGAACACGACATCGTGCCGTATCTCGACAAGGTTTCGCGGGGCGAACTTCCGCTATGGCGTGCGCTGGCACCAAACGCGGAAGAGCGTCTCATCCGCGAGATGGTCCTCCAGATGAAACTCGGGCACATCAGCCGGAAATATTTCCGGAATAAATTCGGCGTGGATGTTGCCGAGCGGTTTGCCTCGCCGTTGCGCCAGTTGGAGAGCGAAGGCTTTCTGGACATCAATGGCGATACGATCCGCTATTCGCGCGCTGGATTGCTCCAGGTGGACACTCTGCTGCACGATTTCTTTCTACCCCAACACCGTGATGCACGCTACGCCTGA
- a CDS encoding NAD(P)/FAD-dependent oxidoreductase, giving the protein MKSNYDVIVIGGGPAGSTAAAVLAMKGRRVLLLEKEKFPRYHIGESLIPYTYFTLERLGMLDKLRKTHFVRKYSVQFVRQSGEVSTPFYFTQNWDHPSSSTWQVIRSEFDQMLLDNTREKGAEVIEEMTVKEPIRENDFVVGVRGEDKQGRPFEVRAPLTIDASGRDGFTQVKNGWRIRDPKLNKIAVWTYYKGAMRDQGIDEGATTVAYLPGKGWFWYIPWPDDRVSVGVVAESSYLFRDTRDPETIFQREVGNNLWIQNHLAPGKVASQYRVTGEYSFRSKYCAANGLVLAGDAFAFLDPVFSSGVMLALRSGEMAGDAVDAALTAGDYSAKMFSSYGNTLCYGIESMRKLVYAFYDPNFRFKELFKKYPHLHKRLTDCLTGDLFTDFDELFQRVAEFADVPAPVEHGKPLINQPQGEPNALRV; this is encoded by the coding sequence ATGAAATCAAACTATGACGTCATCGTAATCGGCGGGGGTCCCGCCGGTTCAACCGCAGCCGCCGTGCTGGCCATGAAAGGCCGGCGGGTACTGCTGCTCGAAAAAGAAAAATTTCCACGCTACCACATCGGCGAGTCCCTGATTCCGTACACGTACTTCACACTCGAACGGCTCGGCATGCTCGACAAGCTCAGGAAAACGCACTTCGTCAGGAAATACAGCGTCCAATTTGTCCGCCAAAGCGGCGAGGTCTCGACGCCGTTTTATTTCACGCAAAATTGGGATCATCCGTCGTCAAGCACATGGCAGGTCATCCGCAGCGAGTTCGACCAGATGCTGCTGGACAACACCAGGGAAAAAGGCGCGGAAGTCATTGAGGAAATGACGGTGAAAGAGCCAATCCGCGAAAACGACTTCGTGGTCGGCGTGCGCGGCGAAGACAAGCAGGGGCGCCCGTTTGAGGTGCGGGCGCCACTGACGATTGATGCGAGCGGACGCGACGGTTTCACCCAGGTAAAGAACGGCTGGCGCATTCGTGATCCAAAGCTTAACAAGATCGCCGTCTGGACCTACTACAAAGGCGCGATGCGCGATCAAGGCATCGACGAAGGAGCGACGACGGTCGCCTACCTACCCGGCAAAGGCTGGTTCTGGTATATCCCGTGGCCGGATGACAGGGTCAGCGTCGGTGTCGTAGCGGAAAGTTCATATCTCTTCCGCGATACGCGCGACCCCGAAACGATTTTTCAGCGGGAAGTTGGAAACAATCTCTGGATCCAAAACCATCTCGCCCCCGGCAAGGTCGCCTCGCAATACCGTGTCACCGGCGAATACTCGTTCCGGTCAAAATACTGTGCCGCCAACGGGCTCGTGCTGGCCGGTGACGCGTTTGCCTTCCTCGACCCGGTCTTTTCGTCAGGTGTCATGCTCGCGTTGCGCAGTGGCGAGATGGCCGGCGATGCCGTTGACGCAGCACTGACCGCAGGCGATTATTCCGCGAAGATGTTTAGCAGCTATGGCAATACTCTTTGCTATGGCATCGAGAGCATGCGAAAGTTGGTCTATGCATTTTACGATCCAAACTTCCGGTTCAAGGAACTTTTCAAAAAATATCCACACCTGCACAAACGGCTGACCGACTGCCTTACCGGCGATCTGTTCACCGACTTCGACGAACTCTTCCAACGTGTCGCCGAATTCGCCGATGTGCCGGCGCCGGTGGAACATGGCAAACCGCTCATCAACCAGCCCCAAGGAGAACCCAATGCCCTTCGAGTTTAA
- a CDS encoding thioesterase family protein, whose protein sequence is MPFEFKIKRLVEFCDTDMAGIMHFSNFFRFMEVAEHGFYRSLGIEIHPEFIEGKVGWPRVHASCEYKHPLRFEEEVEIHLLVREIGTSTAGYTFIFRKQQDGRTIEVAHGNIIAVAVAMDPVKHTMKAVPIPPEIRAKIEVAPAELFNKEKQPHDTH, encoded by the coding sequence ATGCCCTTCGAGTTTAAAATAAAACGCCTGGTCGAGTTCTGCGACACAGACATGGCCGGGATCATGCACTTCTCGAATTTTTTCCGTTTCATGGAGGTGGCGGAGCACGGTTTTTATCGCAGCCTGGGCATTGAAATACATCCCGAGTTCATCGAGGGAAAAGTCGGCTGGCCGCGCGTCCACGCCAGTTGCGAATACAAGCACCCGCTGCGCTTCGAGGAGGAAGTTGAGATACACCTCCTGGTGCGTGAAATCGGCACAAGTACCGCCGGTTACACGTTCATTTTCCGTAAACAGCAGGACGGCCGGACTATCGAGGTGGCACACGGCAACATCATTGCCGTGGCTGTCGCAATGGACCCCGTCAAGCACACCATGAAAGCCGTGCCCATCCCGCCCGAAATCCGGGCTAAGATTGAAGTGGCGCCGGCAGAATTATTCAACAAGGAGAAACAACCCCATGACACCCACTGA
- a CDS encoding PQQ-like beta-propeller repeat protein gives MKTIAITLLLLCTGFAQAADWPQWRGPNHDGISTETGWSTQWNADGPKQLFKLNVGTGCSSVAVSQGHLYTIGNTNNTDTVRCLDAATGKEIWKQSYPCPLDPNSFEGGPGATPAVNADRVYTMSRAGDLHCLDAATGKVVWTKNLVKDFGGKVPKWGYAGSPVVLEKCVILDVGAPGAATVALDKTTGEIAWKNGDEEAAYATPLPFEFGGKKYVALFDAFGLVIREADGGKTVAKQEWKTNYDVNAATPIISGDKLFVSSGYGKGAAQFQFTGSELKYIWQTKKMRNHFNSCVLWQGFLYGFDDTKLACLDFATGDVKWVQEDLGKGSLMLADGKLIIQSENGDLVIASAAPDAFKELARAKVLDQRCWVVPVLANGHIYCKNNVGDLVALDVSGK, from the coding sequence ATGAAAACCATTGCCATCACCCTGCTTCTTCTCTGCACCGGGTTCGCACAAGCCGCCGACTGGCCACAATGGCGCGGACCAAACCATGACGGCATTTCCACCGAGACCGGCTGGTCCACGCAGTGGAATGCAGACGGGCCGAAGCAATTGTTCAAACTCAACGTGGGCACAGGTTGTTCATCCGTCGCAGTGAGCCAAGGGCACTTGTACACGATTGGCAACACAAACAACACCGACACGGTCCGCTGCCTCGATGCGGCAACAGGCAAGGAAATTTGGAAACAGTCGTACCCCTGCCCGCTCGACCCCAACTCATTTGAGGGAGGCCCCGGCGCGACGCCGGCAGTGAATGCCGATCGTGTATACACGATGAGCCGGGCCGGAGATTTGCATTGCCTCGACGCTGCGACGGGCAAGGTCGTCTGGACAAAAAATCTTGTGAAAGACTTCGGAGGCAAGGTGCCGAAATGGGGTTATGCCGGATCACCTGTTGTGCTTGAAAAATGCGTGATTCTCGATGTCGGCGCGCCGGGCGCAGCGACTGTGGCGCTCGACAAGACAACCGGTGAAATCGCATGGAAGAACGGTGATGAAGAGGCCGCTTACGCGACACCCCTGCCCTTTGAGTTCGGCGGCAAAAAATATGTCGCGCTGTTTGATGCGTTCGGTCTGGTGATACGCGAGGCCGACGGCGGCAAGACGGTGGCGAAGCAGGAATGGAAAACCAATTACGACGTCAACGCCGCAACGCCGATCATCAGCGGTGACAAACTTTTCGTGTCCAGCGGCTACGGGAAGGGCGCCGCACAGTTTCAGTTCACCGGCAGCGAGTTGAAATACATCTGGCAGACCAAAAAGATGCGGAACCATTTTAACAGTTGCGTACTGTGGCAGGGATTCCTGTACGGGTTCGACGACACCAAGCTCGCCTGCCTCGACTTCGCCACCGGCGACGTGAAATGGGTGCAGGAAGACCTCGGCAAAGGCTCGTTGATGCTGGCCGACGGCAAGCTTATCATTCAATCGGAAAATGGCGACCTCGTGATTGCCAGCGCCGCACCGGACGCTTTCAAGGAACTGGCGCGCGCCAAGGTGCTCGATCAACGCTGCTGGGTTGTCCCCGTACTCGCCAACGGCCATATTTACTGCAAGAACAACGTCGGCGATCTGGTTGCCTTGGACGTCAGCGGCAAGTAA
- a CDS encoding ABC transporter permease encodes MTLCTLIRRSLRFYWRTHLGVLAGVTITCAILTGALVVGDSVRFTLDQLVPARLGHVTQALTLPEHFFRVQLADDLASEIKSSVAPVLLVRGSATLPDGRARANDVQVLGVDERFWQLGGTPNQDVAVNARLAEQLGVHIGDTIVVRVEQPALVSRDAPLSGRSDVSVALRIRVGAIAGDNGFGRFSLQASQVPPYTVFVPLATLQEQLKHAGQANTLLTDSPVDANAALHKVWTLADAGLEVRDNPLELRTDRVFLDPAATRAIPANGAGVLTYFVNEISLGGKTTPYSFITAVGAGRKDNEITINSWLADDLGAKIGDVLTLRYYVIGERRELAEQTAKFRVCAITPLVKDNSWMPEFPGLSDANNCRDWEPGIPIDTKRIRPKDEAYWKSYRGTPKAFVTLAAGQKLWANRFGNLTAFRFPAGTNIAGELRTKLDPAALGLFFTPVRQQALAASRDSMDFGQLFIGFSLFLIVAALLLTAMLFVFNLEQRTVEIGLLRAIGFAPGRVRMLVLGEGFAIAVIGTVLGVIGGIVYTKLTLYGLATVWRGAVGAAQFHYHAGPATLFTGAGTSLVAAFLAMVLVQRRQMRRSPVELLAGGGVLSSTRSRRWGLWLGGVAGIGALALLPLRNAEAFFGAGACLLMAGIGFSQWWLMRLAKQTPGRDIGLQQLGRRNATRRRGRSLTTISVLAAGVFLLVAVNAFHEDARPDAPGTGGFALYAQSALPVYDDLNSAAGRELFRLSEQVLKDVKIVALRVRDGDEASCLNLNRAQQPRLLGVATPEFERRNAFGGQWSLLNKHMDDGAVPVIGDEQTVTWALGRELGDSVPAVDEHGRNFMTRIVAVLPGSILQGGLVMAEKNFVEKFPSTSGFRIFLIDAPRDRAGAAAEELSRGLQNRGLEVEPAWRRLAEFQAVENTYLGIFQALGGLGLLLGSAGLGIVVLRNVLERCGELALLQAVGFERRALRWLVLSEHWLLIAIGLFIGICAAVMAVLPEGATLPFGLLAVTLIGLVLGGFGWCLLATWVALRGSLLPALRNE; translated from the coding sequence ATGACCCTTTGCACTCTCATCCGCCGCAGCCTGCGCTTCTATTGGCGGACACATCTCGGCGTTCTCGCAGGGGTGACGATCACATGTGCGATTCTTACCGGCGCGCTCGTAGTAGGCGATTCGGTGCGATTTACGCTGGATCAACTCGTGCCGGCCCGGCTCGGTCATGTAACACAGGCGCTGACCCTTCCCGAACATTTCTTTCGCGTGCAACTGGCGGATGATCTCGCGTCGGAAATTAAATCATCCGTCGCGCCGGTCTTGCTGGTTCGCGGTTCGGCAACATTGCCGGACGGCCGGGCTCGCGCCAACGATGTGCAGGTACTCGGTGTTGATGAGCGGTTTTGGCAGCTCGGAGGAACTCCGAATCAGGATGTCGCCGTCAATGCGCGGCTGGCGGAACAACTCGGCGTACATATTGGCGATACCATCGTGGTGCGTGTTGAACAACCGGCTCTCGTCTCGCGCGATGCGCCGTTGTCGGGGCGCAGCGATGTCTCGGTCGCGCTACGGATTCGTGTGGGAGCGATTGCGGGCGACAATGGGTTTGGCCGGTTCAGCCTCCAGGCGAGCCAGGTGCCGCCTTACACTGTATTTGTGCCGCTGGCGACCTTGCAAGAGCAGCTTAAACACGCGGGCCAGGCGAATACCTTGCTTACCGATTCGCCGGTGGACGCCAACGCCGCGCTGCACAAAGTCTGGACTTTGGCTGACGCGGGGCTGGAGGTTCGCGACAACCCTTTGGAATTGCGGACCGATCGGGTTTTTCTCGATCCGGCCGCGACCCGTGCAATCCCCGCAAATGGCGCCGGTGTGCTGACGTATTTCGTGAATGAGATCAGTCTCGGCGGGAAGACGACGCCGTATTCCTTCATCACAGCGGTTGGCGCCGGCCGGAAAGATAACGAAATCACGATCAATTCGTGGCTGGCAGACGATCTTGGAGCAAAAATCGGAGATGTGTTGACGTTGCGTTACTACGTCATCGGTGAACGCCGCGAGTTGGCGGAGCAGACGGCGAAGTTCCGTGTGTGTGCGATCACGCCGCTGGTGAAGGACAATTCGTGGATGCCGGAATTTCCCGGATTATCGGACGCAAATAACTGTCGTGATTGGGAACCCGGCATCCCGATCGATACCAAGCGCATCCGGCCGAAAGACGAAGCATATTGGAAAAGTTACCGGGGTACTCCGAAAGCCTTTGTGACCCTGGCCGCGGGCCAGAAATTGTGGGCGAACCGTTTTGGAAATTTGACGGCGTTCCGGTTTCCAGCCGGTACAAATATCGCTGGTGAACTCCGGACCAAACTGGATCCTGCAGCTCTTGGCCTTTTTTTCACGCCGGTGCGCCAGCAGGCATTGGCCGCAAGCCGGGATTCGATGGATTTTGGCCAGCTCTTCATCGGATTCAGCCTGTTCCTGATCGTGGCGGCGCTTCTGCTGACAGCGATGCTGTTTGTCTTCAATCTTGAACAGCGTACGGTGGAAATTGGATTGCTTCGCGCCATTGGGTTTGCGCCGGGCCGCGTCCGAATGCTTGTACTGGGTGAAGGGTTTGCCATCGCAGTGATAGGCACGGTGCTTGGCGTTATTGGCGGAATCGTCTATACCAAATTGACTTTATACGGCCTCGCGACTGTGTGGCGCGGCGCGGTGGGAGCGGCACAGTTTCACTATCATGCAGGACCGGCGACGCTGTTTACTGGCGCGGGCACGAGCTTGGTGGCGGCATTTCTGGCGATGGTGCTTGTGCAACGCCGGCAGATGCGGCGTTCACCGGTGGAGTTGCTGGCGGGCGGCGGCGTACTGTCATCGACACGGTCACGCCGCTGGGGCTTGTGGCTGGGAGGCGTGGCTGGTATCGGAGCGCTTGCGCTGTTGCCGCTGCGGAATGCGGAGGCGTTCTTCGGGGCGGGCGCGTGTTTGTTGATGGCCGGGATTGGATTCAGCCAGTGGTGGCTGATGCGGCTGGCGAAACAAACACCGGGCCGCGATATCGGACTCCAACAACTCGGCAGGCGCAACGCCACGCGACGGCGCGGGAGAAGCCTGACGACGATCAGTGTGCTTGCCGCCGGCGTGTTTTTGCTGGTGGCGGTGAATGCGTTTCACGAGGACGCGCGGCCTGATGCGCCGGGCACAGGCGGGTTTGCTTTGTACGCGCAATCGGCACTTCCGGTGTATGACGATTTGAACAGTGCGGCCGGACGTGAATTGTTCAGGCTTTCAGAGCAGGTTTTGAAGGACGTGAAGATTGTGGCGTTGCGGGTGCGCGACGGGGATGAGGCAAGCTGCCTGAACCTGAACCGGGCGCAGCAACCGCGATTGCTCGGCGTGGCAACGCCGGAGTTCGAGCGGCGCAATGCGTTTGGCGGCCAGTGGTCCTTGTTGAACAAGCACATGGATGACGGGGCGGTGCCTGTGATTGGCGACGAACAAACAGTGACATGGGCACTGGGCAGGGAACTTGGCGACAGCGTACCTGCCGTGGATGAGCATGGACGGAATTTTATGACCCGGATTGTTGCTGTGCTGCCGGGTTCGATCCTGCAAGGCGGCCTGGTGATGGCAGAAAAGAATTTTGTCGAAAAATTTCCGTCAACGAGCGGCTTCCGGATATTTTTGATCGACGCACCGCGGGACAGGGCCGGGGCGGCGGCGGAAGAGTTGTCGCGCGGCTTGCAAAATCGCGGATTGGAAGTTGAGCCGGCGTGGCGTCGGCTGGCGGAATTCCAGGCAGTGGAGAACACGTACCTTGGCATTTTTCAAGCGCTTGGCGGGCTTGGGTTGCTGCTTGGCAGTGCCGGGCTGGGCATTGTGGTGTTGCGGAATGTGCTTGAGCGCTGCGGTGAACTGGCGTTGTTGCAGGCGGTTGGGTTCGAACGGCGCGCGTTGCGATGGCTGGTGTTGAGCGAGCACTGGCTGCTGATCGCGATCGGGTTGTTCATTGGGATCTGTGCGGCGGTCATGGCGGTCTTGCCGGAAGGGGCGACGTTGCCGTTCGGCCTGCTGGCGGTGACGCTGATCGGACTGGTGCTGGGTGGATTCGGCTGGTGCCTGCTCGCCACATGGGTGGCGTTGCGCGGCTCGCTGCTCCCGGCTTTGCGAAACGAATAA